The Coleofasciculaceae cyanobacterium genome has a segment encoding these proteins:
- the glgA gene encoding glycogen synthase GlgA — translation MYIVQIASECAPVIKAGGLGDVVYGLSRELENREHCVELILPMYDCMRYDHIWGLHDAYLDLGVPWYGGEIKCDVFCGWVHGRLCFFIQPKSQDAFFNRGYVYGGSDDPMRFAFFSKAAMEFLLKSNKRPDIIHCHDWQTGLIPVMLYEMYRYYGMERQRVCYTIHNFRHQGNCGNEILKATGLNRPEYYFDYSRLQDNFNPFALNLMKGGIVYSNYINTVSPHHAWEARFTDVGYGLGHTLAIHQDKFSGILNGVDYKLWNPKLDELIPFQYSLDKPEGKAKNKQALRERLLLHNCDKPIIAYIGRLDDQKGVHLVHHAIYYALERNAQFVLLGSGTSPEVNNKFLHEKYFLNDNPDVHLEIGFNEELAHLIYTGADMMVVPSNFEPCGLTQLISLKYGTIPIVRGVGGLLSTVFDRDYDQHHAPEKRNGYVFYQMDHHALESVMERAIGLYYEYPKEYEQLIQQGMEYDYSWKSAGSQYLNIYERIRFQ, via the coding sequence ATGTACATCGTGCAGATTGCCTCTGAATGCGCTCCTGTAATTAAAGCTGGCGGTTTAGGGGATGTTGTCTACGGATTGAGCAGAGAATTAGAAAATCGCGAACACTGTGTCGAGCTAATTCTGCCCATGTATGACTGCATGAGATATGACCATATTTGGGGCTTGCACGATGCCTATCTCGATCTTGGTGTGCCTTGGTATGGTGGGGAAATCAAATGTGATGTTTTTTGTGGTTGGGTACATGGTAGGCTTTGTTTTTTTATCCAACCAAAAAGCCAAGACGCATTTTTTAATCGAGGTTACGTTTATGGTGGTAGCGACGATCCGATGCGGTTTGCTTTCTTTAGTAAAGCCGCCATGGAATTCTTGCTTAAGAGCAACAAACGTCCTGATATTATTCATTGCCATGATTGGCAAACGGGCTTAATCCCCGTAATGCTGTACGAGATGTACCGGTACTACGGAATGGAACGTCAAAGAGTTTGCTACACTATTCACAACTTCAGACATCAAGGCAATTGCGGCAACGAAATTTTAAAGGCGACAGGTTTAAACCGACCAGAATATTACTTTGATTATTCTCGTTTACAGGATAACTTTAACCCTTTTGCCCTTAACCTCATGAAAGGCGGAATTGTTTATTCCAACTATATCAATACTGTTTCTCCCCACCATGCCTGGGAAGCTCGTTTTACCGATGTAGGTTATGGTTTGGGTCATACCCTAGCAATTCATCAGGATAAATTTAGCGGTATTCTCAACGGTGTAGATTACAAGCTATGGAATCCAAAGCTAGATGAACTTATTCCTTTCCAGTACAGCTTAGACAAGCCTGAAGGCAAAGCCAAGAATAAACAGGCTCTGCGTGAAAGACTGCTGCTGCACAATTGCGACAAACCGATAATTGCCTACATCGGTCGTTTAGATGATCAAAAGGGCGTACATCTGGTACATCATGCTATTTATTATGCTCTTGAGCGCAATGCCCAGTTTGTGTTGTTGGGTTCGGGAACTTCTCCTGAGGTTAATAACAAATTCCTGCACGAAAAATATTTTCTTAACGATAATCCCGACGTACATCTAGAAATTGGCTTTAATGAAGAATTAGCCCACCTTATCTATACAGGGGCAGACATGATGGTTGTCCCCAGTAACTTTGAACCTTGTGGCTTAACTCAGTTAATTAGTCTAAAATACGGCACTATACCAATAGTTAGAGGAGTAGGCGGTTTACTCAGTACTGTCTTTGACCGCGACTACGATCAACATCACGCCCCAGAAAAGCGTAATGGCTATGTTTTCTATCAAATGGATCATCATGCCTTAGAATCGGTCATGGAAAGAGCGATCGGGCTATATTATGAATATCCCAAAGAATATGAGCAATTAATCCAGCAAGGCATGGAATATGACTATTCTTGGAAGAGTGCGGGGTCGCAATATCTCAATATTTATGAGCGTATTCGGTTTCAGTAG
- a CDS encoding ATP-binding protein encodes MLPYYLFVVDVKTKNISLINSKLAQSLCLSNSEATGKMIAECFSAEYAKQIAWHIQQAITYKQVLHIQEEVTLPDGIHYFDTVITPLYDRRGKIYAILHTYSDIPDLAATQEALSQRTLQLEAANRELESFSYSVSHDLQAPLRVINGFSQVLWENYQPNLDDRGRHYLQRIQANSKRMSDLIDALLQLSRVTRSQMNSVNVNLSAIALDIVEELRVDNPKRQVEVTVTPNLQTKGDPQLLRIVLSNLLNNAWKYTSKRSQAKIEFGLLTKNKRQLTYFLRDNGAGFDIEYADKLFTAFQRLHSQSEFPGTGIGLATVQRIIYRHGGKVWAEGECDRGATIYFSL; translated from the coding sequence TTGCTTCCATACTACCTTTTCGTAGTGGACGTTAAGACTAAAAATATTTCTTTAATAAATTCTAAATTAGCTCAAAGCCTTTGTTTATCAAATTCTGAAGCTACTGGTAAGATGATCGCCGAATGTTTTTCAGCAGAATATGCCAAACAAATTGCTTGGCATATTCAACAGGCAATTACCTATAAACAAGTGCTGCACATCCAAGAAGAGGTCACTCTACCTGATGGAATTCATTATTTTGATACGGTAATTACGCCTCTGTACGATCGTCGAGGGAAAATTTATGCGATACTCCACACCTATAGCGATATCCCTGACTTAGCTGCTACTCAGGAGGCTCTTTCTCAGCGTACCCTACAGTTAGAAGCGGCTAATAGAGAATTGGAATCTTTTTCTTATTCTGTATCCCACGATTTGCAAGCACCTTTGAGGGTGATCAACGGTTTTAGCCAAGTGCTATGGGAAAACTATCAGCCCAATTTAGACGATCGCGGGAGGCACTATTTACAAAGAATCCAGGCAAACAGCAAGCGCATGAGTGATTTAATTGATGCTCTATTGCAGTTATCGCGGGTAACTCGTAGCCAGATGAATTCGGTTAACGTTAATTTAAGTGCGATCGCCTTAGATATTGTTGAAGAATTACGGGTTGATAACCCCAAACGCCAAGTAGAGGTAACCGTCACTCCCAATCTGCAAACCAAGGGAGATCCCCAGCTATTAAGGATTGTCTTGAGTAATTTACTAAATAATGCCTGGAAATATACTTCCAAGCGATCGCAGGCAAAAATTGAGTTTGGTCTTTTGACCAAAAATAAACGCCAATTAACCTATTTTTTGCGGGATAATGGCGCAGGATTTGACATCGAATATGCTGATAAATTATTTACTGCTTTTCAACGACTTCACAGCCAATCCGAGTTTCCAGGTACAGGCATCGGACTAGCTACCGTACAGCGCATCATCTATCGTCATGGTGGTAAAGTTTGGGCTGAGGGTGAATGCGATCGCGGGGCAACGATCTATTTTTCACTTTAA
- a CDS encoding PAS domain-containing protein gives MHGNHAKPSWAKTEIIKQLGYFPAFLIPAINSSLIYRSLAQQTLFAYINNPLPARFKEKLFVVLSRYFGISYFTICHSCTLRSLGISAAEILELEKIEYSQTEVQVAADLQILDLQWHPGKDWQNNLQLEASLLRCSSLIFLKPKRTTSLSAELKKLLGIYYHYLVVLLGYIKLCHHWLLSNPDISHQQDRRSQLHLGPLLLEEIQLAQFFTAKVKSVIQSETIPPLAKAQENSLFSPIKNNHRRSIETSIPQLQHKTLTACLANAPFPVMIHTRSGQIIYLNRNWLEATGYDASEISTISQWNQKAQVKQREIVRLRAETSEKLWKKYVAPAHQTAIETTASLQQIVNSLIDSIDLAPSRSKTKADNKPADTIRSEVTISTRSGERLFWELYSAALSFDQCESELTISIAKDITDVVHYETKLAEVEAKLRLVLEATKTGNWSWNLATNQIDICHRGRTILGLSDFDGSYASFLQTIHFNEKESVDLEAARAIQANQDLDLRYCIVKSNQEISQIRTKGKLHYNAEGQPIRLTGVVTDITAPRLEEKKIIRSSQ, from the coding sequence ATGCACGGGAATCATGCAAAACCGAGTTGGGCAAAAACAGAAATTATTAAACAGTTAGGCTATTTTCCTGCCTTTTTAATTCCCGCAATTAACTCATCGCTAATTTACCGCAGCTTAGCCCAGCAAACCTTATTTGCCTATATTAATAATCCTTTGCCCGCTCGATTTAAAGAAAAACTCTTTGTAGTCCTCTCACGCTATTTTGGAATTAGCTATTTTACCATCTGTCATAGCTGCACTCTGCGATCGCTAGGAATATCCGCAGCAGAAATATTAGAGCTTGAGAAGATTGAGTATTCACAGACGGAAGTACAGGTGGCAGCAGATCTTCAAATACTGGATCTTCAATGGCATCCGGGAAAAGACTGGCAAAATAATCTTCAACTTGAAGCAAGTTTATTGCGATGCTCTAGCCTAATTTTTTTGAAGCCAAAACGAACGACTAGTTTATCTGCCGAATTAAAAAAGTTATTAGGGATTTATTATCATTATTTAGTCGTCTTATTAGGCTATATAAAGCTATGTCATCATTGGCTGCTAAGCAATCCAGATATTTCCCATCAACAGGATCGCCGCTCTCAACTGCATCTTGGACCACTATTATTGGAAGAGATTCAACTTGCCCAGTTTTTTACAGCCAAGGTAAAATCGGTAATTCAATCAGAAACTATTCCTCCCTTAGCCAAAGCGCAAGAGAATAGTTTATTTTCCCCAATAAAAAATAATCATCGGCGATCGATTGAGACTTCTATTCCACAGCTACAGCATAAAACTCTTACTGCTTGTTTAGCAAACGCGCCCTTCCCAGTCATGATTCACACCCGCTCAGGGCAAATTATTTATCTCAATCGCAATTGGTTGGAAGCAACAGGTTACGACGCGTCAGAAATATCTACTATCAGCCAGTGGAATCAGAAAGCTCAGGTTAAACAGCGCGAAATTGTCAGGCTTCGAGCAGAAACTTCTGAGAAGTTATGGAAAAAATATGTTGCTCCAGCACATCAAACGGCGATAGAAACCACCGCCTCGCTGCAACAGATTGTCAATTCCTTAATCGATTCAATCGATCTCGCTCCCAGCAGATCCAAAACCAAAGCCGATAATAAACCTGCTGATACGATTCGTAGCGAAGTCACTATTTCCACTAGGAGTGGCGAACGGCTTTTTTGGGAATTATATTCAGCAGCATTAAGTTTTGACCAGTGTGAGTCAGAATTAACTATTTCTATTGCCAAAGATATTACCGATGTTGTTCACTACGAAACTAAATTAGCCGAGGTAGAAGCCAAACTGAGGTTAGTCTTAGAAGCAACCAAGACTGGCAACTGGAGTTGGAATCTAGCTACTAATCAAATCGATATTTGTCATCGAGGTCGTACTATTTTAGGATTAAGCGACTTCGATGGCAGTTACGCTAGCTTTTTGCAAACAATTCACTTTAACGAAAAAGAATCCGTAGATTTAGAAGCAGCTAGAGCGATTCAAGCTAATCAAGATTTGGATTTAAGATATTGCATTGTCAAATCTAACCAAGAAATTTCCCAGATTCGTACTAAAGGCAAACTGCACTATAACGCTGAAGGGCAACCAATTCGCCTTACTGGTGTAGTTACCGATATTACCGCACCAAGACTAGAAGAAAAAAAAATTATCAGATCGAGTCAGTAA
- a CDS encoding ABC transporter permease gives MATSTLVANKMRSSLTMLGIIIGNASVITMVGVGQGAKNLASEQFESLGPNVIFVVPGSEEERRTTFNRPQTLVWSDAIAIAEQVPSVKEVAPELTANQLITYRNSNANEQVVGTTPEYLTVRSFEVAQGRFFSDVDVQRNQKVTVLGAEIAEKFFPRQNPLGKKIRVKNTNLEIIGVLEAKGAFLGTNQDRTVYVPLTTMANQIVGETSPYGTGIGFISIAAKDENSIRAASLQIENLLRLRHKITGEDDFSVRTQKDVLQIVSTVTSGLTVLLAAIAGISLLVGGIGVMNIMLVAVTERTKEIGLRKAVGAKSGDILWQFLIEATILSAAGGAIGTVVGVTGIIIVGAISPLAPTISPVAIILAVGVSGAIGLSFGVFPAKAAAKLDPIVALRSI, from the coding sequence ATGGCGACTTCTACCTTGGTTGCCAACAAAATGCGCAGCAGTCTGACAATGCTGGGCATTATTATCGGCAATGCTTCGGTAATTACGATGGTAGGGGTAGGACAAGGGGCAAAAAACTTAGCCTCAGAACAGTTTGAATCTTTAGGGCCTAACGTAATTTTTGTAGTTCCAGGTTCAGAAGAAGAACGTCGCACCACCTTCAACCGTCCGCAAACTTTAGTTTGGTCAGATGCGATCGCGATCGCCGAACAAGTACCCAGCGTTAAAGAAGTTGCCCCCGAACTTACGGCTAATCAACTGATTACCTATCGCAACAGCAATGCTAATGAACAGGTGGTTGGCACAACTCCTGAATATTTAACAGTGAGGAGTTTTGAGGTGGCACAAGGCAGGTTTTTTAGCGATGTTGATGTGCAACGCAATCAAAAAGTTACAGTGTTGGGTGCAGAAATAGCCGAGAAGTTTTTTCCGCGACAAAATCCTTTGGGCAAGAAAATTAGAGTCAAAAATACCAACTTAGAGATCATTGGAGTACTAGAAGCTAAGGGAGCATTTCTAGGTACAAATCAAGATCGAACCGTATATGTACCTCTAACTACGATGGCGAATCAAATTGTGGGGGAGACTTCTCCCTACGGTACAGGAATCGGCTTTATCTCTATTGCTGCTAAGGATGAAAATAGTATTCGTGCAGCCAGCTTACAAATTGAAAATCTCCTGCGTCTGCGTCACAAAATTACTGGTGAAGATGACTTTAGTGTTCGTACTCAAAAAGATGTACTACAGATTGTTAGCACTGTTACTAGTGGCCTGACGGTATTACTTGCTGCGATCGCTGGTATCTCACTCCTTGTCGGTGGTATCGGCGTAATGAATATTATGCTGGTGGCGGTTACAGAAAGAACTAAAGAAATCGGCCTGCGTAAAGCGGTAGGTGCTAAATCTGGGGATATTCTCTGGCAATTTTTAATTGAAGCGACAATTCTTTCGGCTGCGGGTGGCGCGATCGGTACAGTGGTTGGAGTTACTGGAATTATTATCGTTGGGGCTATTTCTCCCCTTGCTCCCACCATCTCCCCTGTAGCGATTATTTTGGCGGTAGGAGTTTCTGGCGCGATCGGTCTTTCTTTTGGTGTTTTCCCGGCTAAAGCAGCAGCAAAATTAGACCCGATTGTTGCTCTAAGAAGCATCTAG